In Gimesia benthica, a single window of DNA contains:
- a CDS encoding class I SAM-dependent methyltransferase: MERIEGHLYDYPKYYDLIFGDDWKAEFDFLQNCFKKHATRKVKSLFEPACGTGRLLIKLAQAGYKVAGNDLNQHAIKYCNDRLERGGFPRSAELGDMSDFKLKRPVDAAFNTINSFRHLPSEATAENHLKCVTEALKPGGLYILGLHLTPTKGEPMQSESWSARRGNLQINSHMQSIWTDLKKRNEHLEMTFDVYTPSRQFQLFDTMDYRTYTAPQFKKLLSKVPELEVVELYDFMYEMDFTIEIDARTEDVVFILRKK; encoded by the coding sequence ATGGAACGCATCGAAGGCCATCTCTATGACTATCCGAAATACTACGATCTGATCTTTGGTGATGACTGGAAAGCGGAATTTGACTTTCTGCAGAACTGTTTTAAAAAACATGCCACACGCAAAGTCAAAAGCCTGTTCGAGCCTGCCTGCGGGACCGGGCGACTGTTGATTAAACTGGCCCAGGCTGGTTACAAAGTCGCCGGCAATGATCTCAACCAGCATGCGATCAAATACTGCAATGATCGTCTGGAACGCGGCGGTTTTCCCCGTTCTGCAGAACTGGGGGACATGTCTGACTTCAAACTCAAACGCCCCGTGGACGCTGCATTCAACACGATTAACAGCTTCCGTCATCTGCCCAGTGAAGCCACAGCTGAAAATCATCTGAAATGCGTGACCGAGGCCCTGAAACCCGGAGGCCTGTATATCCTGGGACTGCATCTGACCCCCACCAAAGGGGAACCCATGCAGAGCGAGAGCTGGTCAGCGCGGAGAGGCAATCTGCAGATCAACTCACATATGCAGTCGATCTGGACGGATCTGAAAAAGCGGAACGAACACCTCGAAATGACGTTCGACGTTTACACGCCGTCGCGCCAGTTTCAGTTGTTTGATACGATGGACTACCGCACCTACACCGCACCGCAGTTCAAAAAGCTGCTGTCCAAAGTTCCGGAGCTGGAAGTGGTCGAGCTCTACGACTTCATGTATGAGATGGATTTCACCATCGAAATCGATGCTCGTACCGAAGATGTCGTTTTTATTCTGAGAAAGAAATAG
- the tsf gene encoding translation elongation factor Ts, which produces MAEITAAAVKALREMTDLPMMACKKALQEAGGDQDKAIEILREEAGKIQLKRSDNATSEGRITVLSSDDGSNTVMLEIVCESAPVAGGEDLTNFANACAAQLLANPEVNTVEDLLKLDSEKTAGKTLNDDFMDMLNKIREKIVVSKIARAKAPSGSYVHHDGKTGVLFQAAGETADADLLRGVAMHIAALKPTVVKEDELDSAVVAEERTRLVDEAKATGKPDNIIEKIVDGRMKTFFVEQGVLVYQPFAVDDSKTVSQALAEKGLEAVSFTRWAIGG; this is translated from the coding sequence ATGGCTGAAATTACAGCTGCAGCCGTGAAAGCCTTACGCGAAATGACCGACCTGCCAATGATGGCATGCAAAAAAGCACTGCAGGAAGCTGGTGGCGATCAGGATAAAGCCATCGAAATTCTGCGTGAAGAAGCCGGTAAAATTCAGCTGAAGCGAAGTGATAATGCCACCAGTGAAGGCCGGATTACAGTCCTCTCCAGCGATGATGGTTCTAACACTGTCATGCTGGAAATCGTCTGTGAATCAGCGCCGGTTGCCGGTGGAGAAGACCTGACCAACTTCGCCAACGCCTGTGCCGCACAGCTGCTGGCTAACCCGGAAGTCAACACCGTTGAAGACCTGCTGAAACTCGACTCCGAAAAGACAGCTGGCAAAACTCTCAACGACGACTTCATGGATATGCTGAATAAGATCCGCGAAAAGATCGTCGTTTCTAAAATCGCACGAGCTAAAGCTCCCAGCGGCAGCTATGTGCACCATGATGGTAAGACCGGCGTTCTGTTCCAGGCTGCTGGTGAGACTGCAGACGCAGATCTGCTGCGTGGCGTTGCAATGCACATCGCCGCTTTGAAGCCGACAGTTGTTAAAGAAGACGAACTGGATTCTGCTGTTGTTGCAGAAGAGCGGACCCGTCTGGTCGACGAAGCAAAAGCGACAGGCAAGCCGGATAACATCATCGAGAAAATCGTTGATGGCCGGATGAAGACTTTCTTTGTTGAACAGGGCGTTCTGGTTTATCAGCCGTTTGCCGTTGATGATTCCAAGACCGTCAGCCAGGCTCTGGCAGAAAAAGGACTGGAAGCTGTTTCATTCACCCGTTGGGCGATTGGCGGCTAA
- the ruvX gene encoding Holliday junction resolvase RuvX, which translates to MNNTSETEGTGESEFPTKGRLLGLDYGTKRVGIAISTAEQNISSPLDNYTRQSVEQDQKHLQKIISEYQCKGLVVGLPVHMSGDEGQKAKEARRFGDWISQFAGIPVRYWDERYSSATAEEFLMNMNISRNKRKAYLDKLAAQIILQSFLDSPNRDQKPESF; encoded by the coding sequence ATGAACAATACCTCTGAGACAGAGGGAACGGGCGAATCGGAGTTCCCCACGAAGGGCCGATTGCTGGGCCTGGACTACGGTACCAAACGGGTTGGCATTGCGATCTCGACGGCAGAACAGAATATTTCGAGCCCGCTGGATAATTATACGCGGCAGTCTGTCGAGCAGGACCAGAAGCACCTGCAGAAAATCATTTCGGAGTACCAGTGCAAGGGACTGGTAGTCGGGCTGCCCGTGCACATGAGCGGAGATGAGGGCCAGAAAGCCAAAGAGGCCCGCCGATTTGGCGACTGGATCAGTCAGTTTGCCGGGATTCCGGTACGCTACTGGGATGAGCGTTATTCATCCGCCACTGCCGAGGAATTCCTGATGAATATGAACATCAGTCGGAACAAACGAAAAGCCTACCTCGATAAACTGGCCGCTCAGATCATCCTGCAGTCGTTTCTAGACAGTCCGAATCGCGATCAAAAACCGGAATCTTTTTGA
- a CDS encoding undecaprenyl-diphosphate phosphatase: MTWLKMFLLSIIQGITEFLPVSSSGHLVIVESFLEIQSDQTDVNIVLHAGTLLSILIFYRRTIFRLLSQDMRVIPLLIVGTLPVVVIGLAAKKFAEHYLESSLLAGCMLPITGLFLLMIPRIPQTDKSYTEITYKQALLIGFAQAFAILPGISRSGSTIVAGLLMGLSRQSAATFSFLLAIPAISGATILETAEIISNKDLTTPLSLLAAGAVISAVVGIVALWLLVRWLEKGKLHYFAYWCIPLGIIIVIIQLMQQ, encoded by the coding sequence ATGACCTGGTTGAAAATGTTCCTGCTGTCGATCATTCAGGGAATCACCGAATTCCTGCCCGTCAGCTCCTCTGGACACCTGGTCATCGTTGAAAGCTTTCTGGAAATCCAGTCAGACCAGACTGACGTAAACATCGTCCTGCATGCAGGCACGCTACTATCGATCCTGATTTTCTACCGACGGACGATCTTTCGACTGCTCAGCCAGGACATGCGCGTCATCCCTCTGCTGATCGTTGGCACGCTGCCGGTCGTTGTAATTGGCCTGGCTGCGAAAAAATTCGCCGAGCATTACCTGGAAAGCTCACTGCTGGCGGGCTGCATGCTGCCCATCACTGGCCTGTTTCTATTGATGATTCCCCGCATCCCACAGACCGATAAGAGCTACACCGAGATCACCTACAAACAGGCGCTGCTGATCGGTTTCGCACAGGCATTTGCGATACTTCCCGGGATCTCACGCAGCGGCAGCACCATTGTGGCAGGGCTGCTGATGGGACTGTCGCGACAGTCGGCGGCAACCTTTTCTTTCCTGCTGGCGATCCCGGCTATTTCGGGAGCGACCATCCTGGAAACTGCGGAGATTATCTCCAACAAGGACCTGACCACTCCCCTGAGCCTGCTGGCTGCAGGGGCCGTCATTTCAGCAGTGGTTGGAATCGTCGCGCTCTGGCTGCTCGTACGCTGGCTGGAGAAAGGCAAGCTGCACTACTTCGCCTACTGGTGCATCCCGCTGGGAATTATCATTGTGATTATCCAGCTCATGCAACAGTAG
- the glgX gene encoding glycogen debranching protein GlgX produces the protein MHTFSYGAIPQDNGVLFSVYSRSATAMWLLLYNHVDDTEPSEVIRFNQEYGRLGDIWTAFISGIGPGQLYHFQADGPYQPEIGQRFDKRARLIDPYAKALAGNFQPSPDGIVRPPKCVVVDDQFDWQGDRHVRHHLADTVVYEMHVRGFTNSETSEVDHPGSYLGVIEKIPYLIDLGVTAVELMPIHEFPMNEADGTFTDHQNYWGYETLAFFAPHRGYATSREPGAQVREFKEMVRALHEAGIEVILDVVFNHTAEGNENGPTLSFRGLENQVYYHLEQGGKYYSNYSGCGNAINGNHPVVREMIFHCLRYWTCNYHIDGFRFDLASILSRDRSGHLVPNPPLVEAIAEDPLLADTKLIAEAWDAAGAYQVGSFSHIRWAEWNGRYRDDIRRFWRGDVPSLGDYATRISGSSDLYQKTGREPFHGVNFITAHDGFTLNDLVSYEHKHNYANREDNRDGENNNISMNFGVEGPTDDPAINAMRERQIKNFLATLFLSQGVPMLLSGDECRRTQRGNNNTYCQDNEISWFDWTLVDKHSGLYRFCKELIHFRLNEPTLRQRNFLTGQSDGVEKLPDVSWYNVMGEPVKWEHDKNCLMCILGAKHSSRRIKDGSDLMIMVNTSPDPQAFELPDGIKPKAWSLVIDTSARSPLDIFPKRDGTTLFPRVAVLPPRSLKCYTRKVGRR, from the coding sequence ATGCATACGTTTTCCTACGGAGCGATTCCGCAGGATAATGGGGTTCTGTTTTCTGTCTATAGCCGTTCAGCCACTGCCATGTGGCTGCTGTTGTACAACCATGTCGATGACACGGAGCCCTCCGAAGTCATCCGCTTCAATCAGGAATATGGGCGACTGGGAGATATCTGGACTGCGTTCATTTCCGGAATCGGTCCGGGTCAGCTGTATCACTTCCAGGCCGACGGTCCCTATCAGCCGGAAATCGGACAGCGCTTTGATAAGCGGGCTCGTCTGATTGATCCTTATGCCAAGGCGCTGGCCGGTAATTTCCAGCCTTCACCCGATGGCATTGTGCGGCCTCCGAAATGTGTGGTCGTCGATGATCAGTTCGACTGGCAGGGAGACCGTCATGTACGGCACCATCTGGCGGACACGGTCGTATATGAAATGCACGTCCGCGGCTTCACTAATTCCGAGACCAGTGAAGTGGATCATCCTGGTTCTTACCTGGGTGTGATTGAGAAAATTCCTTATCTGATTGATCTTGGTGTGACGGCCGTCGAACTGATGCCGATCCACGAATTCCCGATGAATGAAGCCGACGGCACTTTCACCGATCATCAGAACTACTGGGGCTACGAGACGCTGGCCTTCTTTGCACCGCATCGCGGGTACGCCACCAGTCGAGAACCGGGCGCGCAGGTCCGTGAGTTCAAGGAGATGGTACGGGCACTGCATGAGGCGGGGATCGAGGTTATTCTGGACGTGGTATTCAACCATACTGCGGAAGGAAATGAGAACGGCCCGACTCTGTCTTTCCGCGGACTGGAAAACCAGGTGTATTACCATCTGGAGCAGGGCGGGAAGTACTACTCTAACTACTCTGGTTGTGGAAACGCGATCAACGGGAATCATCCCGTGGTCCGCGAGATGATCTTCCACTGCCTGCGTTACTGGACCTGTAATTATCACATCGATGGATTCCGGTTCGACCTCGCTTCCATTCTAAGCCGGGACCGCAGCGGTCATCTGGTTCCGAATCCCCCGTTGGTTGAGGCGATCGCCGAAGATCCATTGCTGGCAGATACCAAGCTGATCGCGGAAGCCTGGGACGCCGCTGGCGCTTACCAAGTCGGTTCATTCTCGCATATCCGCTGGGCGGAGTGGAATGGCCGTTATCGTGATGACATCCGACGCTTCTGGCGGGGCGATGTGCCTTCACTGGGCGACTATGCAACCCGTATTTCCGGATCGAGCGATCTGTATCAGAAAACAGGACGCGAGCCGTTTCATGGCGTGAATTTCATCACAGCGCACGACGGTTTCACGCTGAATGATTTGGTGAGCTACGAGCATAAGCACAACTATGCGAACCGCGAAGATAATCGTGATGGTGAAAACAACAACATCAGCATGAACTTCGGCGTGGAAGGTCCGACGGATGATCCTGCGATCAACGCGATGCGGGAACGCCAGATCAAGAACTTCCTCGCGACTCTCTTTCTGAGTCAGGGCGTGCCCATGCTGCTTTCCGGCGATGAATGTCGTCGAACACAGCGGGGGAATAACAACACTTACTGTCAGGATAACGAAATTTCCTGGTTCGACTGGACACTGGTCGATAAGCATAGTGGCCTGTATCGTTTCTGTAAGGAGTTGATCCACTTCCGCCTGAATGAGCCTACGCTCCGCCAGCGGAACTTCCTGACCGGTCAATCCGATGGTGTCGAGAAGTTGCCGGATGTCAGCTGGTACAACGTAATGGGAGAGCCAGTCAAATGGGAGCACGACAAGAATTGCCTGATGTGTATTCTGGGGGCGAAGCACTCCTCACGGCGTATCAAGGATGGCTCGGATCTGATGATCATGGTCAATACATCGCCCGATCCTCAGGCCTTTGAGCTTCCGGATGGCATCAAGCCGAAGGCCTGGAGCCTGGTCATCGACACTTCGGCCCGGTCTCCACTGGATATCTTCCCGAAGCGGGATGGAACGACGCTCTTCCCGCGCGTGGCCGTACTGCCGCCTCGCTCGCTGAAGTGCTATACGCGTAAAGTGGGACGCAGGTAA
- a CDS encoding GTPase yields MPTSEIAQIEMLAAVDGLIQQLTNWSRKPTGWRTAQQCQAVIQQLLPRLDMLRVRLESPLVIATFGGTGTGKSSLVNALVGSYCTTSGRQRPTTTQPVLIAHPDTDLDRLGLDLSQFQVEQKPLDQLRNIILIDCPDPDTSEESEGENNLTRLQHIIPLCDILLYASTQQKYRSARVSEELREAAVGRRLIFVQTHAGLDEDIRDDWREQLSQQFEVPEIYFVDSVRALEDQLADRPVDPEFASLQNILSTQLGKSERLQVRRANLLELIQHAIDHCAQKFEQNLPELRELESFLKQQHVTLTTRMSQELRSELLISRNLWERRLLSSISDSWGASPFAMMLRLYNGLGNLIASASLFRARNSAQVALIGALQGARWLGDRHKEQAAEDRLKRIGSFGLDDNTLRESQLLIDGYTQAAGLENQPQLTDSLERLQTEAAHVEEEFLSDAGTKIDGIIGKLARKNSGWFTRLVYESLFLTFVIYALVRIGRNFFMDSFFNESRILPIDFYVTAGVIFLIWTGFLVMMFTRKLKRGLEQEINQLSDELAQAKLSHGLFPHLEQECRQVHSLQHSLVRMGGEVHHLRTEIASSRILGAWKVNEPTGKAGSGASHLSSQ; encoded by the coding sequence ATGCCTACGTCGGAAATTGCACAGATTGAAATGCTGGCAGCCGTGGATGGATTGATCCAGCAACTCACGAACTGGAGCCGGAAGCCCACCGGCTGGAGGACCGCACAGCAGTGCCAGGCCGTTATCCAACAGCTGCTTCCCCGACTGGACATGCTCCGGGTCCGACTGGAATCCCCGCTGGTGATTGCCACATTTGGTGGGACCGGAACCGGAAAAAGCAGCCTGGTCAACGCCCTGGTCGGCTCTTACTGCACAACTTCTGGTCGTCAGCGTCCGACCACCACTCAACCGGTTCTGATCGCACACCCCGACACCGACCTGGACCGCCTGGGACTTGATCTAAGTCAGTTTCAGGTGGAGCAGAAACCCCTGGATCAATTGCGAAACATCATTCTGATCGATTGCCCGGACCCGGACACCTCAGAAGAGAGCGAGGGAGAAAACAATCTCACCCGGTTGCAGCACATCATTCCGCTCTGTGACATTCTGCTATATGCCTCGACGCAGCAGAAATACCGTTCTGCACGCGTTTCGGAAGAGTTACGCGAGGCAGCTGTTGGACGTCGCCTGATTTTCGTCCAGACCCACGCTGGCCTGGATGAGGATATACGTGACGACTGGCGCGAACAGCTCTCGCAACAGTTTGAAGTTCCCGAAATCTACTTTGTTGATTCGGTTCGTGCCCTGGAAGACCAGCTCGCAGACCGTCCCGTCGATCCGGAATTTGCCAGCCTGCAGAATATTCTCAGTACGCAACTCGGCAAGTCCGAACGCCTGCAGGTTCGTCGAGCCAATCTGCTGGAACTGATTCAACATGCCATCGATCACTGTGCGCAGAAGTTTGAGCAAAACCTCCCGGAACTTCGCGAACTGGAATCGTTTTTAAAACAGCAGCACGTGACGCTCACAACCCGGATGTCGCAGGAACTTCGTTCGGAACTCCTGATCAGCCGCAATCTGTGGGAACGCAGACTGCTCTCCAGCATTTCTGATTCCTGGGGGGCGAGCCCCTTTGCGATGATGCTCCGGCTTTATAACGGCCTGGGAAATCTGATCGCATCCGCCAGCCTGTTCCGCGCCCGTAACTCAGCTCAGGTCGCGCTGATTGGTGCCCTGCAGGGAGCACGCTGGCTCGGGGACCGTCACAAAGAACAGGCCGCCGAAGATCGACTGAAACGCATCGGCTCCTTTGGTCTGGATGACAATACCTTACGCGAATCTCAGCTGCTGATTGATGGCTACACCCAGGCAGCCGGCCTGGAGAACCAGCCGCAGTTGACCGACTCGCTGGAACGACTGCAGACCGAAGCCGCCCACGTCGAAGAAGAATTTCTCAGTGACGCCGGCACGAAAATTGATGGTATCATTGGTAAACTGGCGCGCAAGAATTCGGGATGGTTCACGCGTCTGGTTTACGAAAGCCTGTTTCTGACATTCGTGATTTATGCCCTGGTCCGCATCGGCAGAAACTTCTTCATGGATTCCTTTTTCAATGAATCCCGGATTCTGCCCATTGATTTCTACGTGACCGCTGGCGTCATTTTCCTGATCTGGACCGGCTTCCTGGTGATGATGTTCACGCGCAAACTCAAACGCGGGCTGGAACAGGAGATCAACCAGCTTTCGGATGAACTTGCCCAGGCGAAACTGTCACACGGACTGTTTCCGCATCTCGAGCAGGAATGCCGCCAGGTTCACAGCCTGCAACACTCCCTGGTACGCATGGGGGGGGAGGTCCATCACCTGCGGACGGAAATCGCTTCTTCCCGGATCCTGGGTGCCTGGAAAGTGAATGAGCCGACCGGAAAAGCCGGCTCGGGAGCGTCACATCTCAGCTCACAGTGA
- the rpsB gene encoding 30S ribosomal protein S2, giving the protein MSELVVKDILEAGVHYGHKTSRWNPKMRPYIYGRRNQIHIIDLKETVRGILRGKKYLERVASQGSLILFVGTKKQAQGPIRDAANACGMPYVTERWLGGALTNFRTVRNRLKRLEELESLEETGEINSYSKKMQSTLMREKRKVYRNLNGIRTMNRLPEALVVVDPTKEKNAVHEAHILGIKVVGLIDTDSDPDEVDLPIPGNDDSIRSIRLVMNQLAAAVVSGKGNLPDTGKKDEDEGGEEELKPVPSL; this is encoded by the coding sequence ATGTCGGAATTAGTCGTTAAAGATATTCTCGAAGCGGGTGTTCACTATGGTCACAAGACCAGCCGGTGGAACCCCAAAATGCGTCCTTACATTTACGGACGTCGTAACCAGATTCACATCATCGACCTGAAAGAGACTGTCCGCGGCATTCTGCGTGGTAAAAAGTATCTGGAACGGGTCGCTTCACAGGGCAGCCTGATTCTGTTCGTCGGAACCAAGAAGCAGGCGCAGGGCCCGATTCGCGATGCAGCCAACGCTTGTGGCATGCCTTATGTGACCGAACGCTGGCTGGGTGGTGCTCTGACCAACTTCCGCACCGTTCGTAATCGTCTGAAGCGTCTGGAAGAACTGGAATCACTGGAAGAAACCGGTGAAATTAATTCCTACTCCAAGAAGATGCAGTCGACCCTGATGCGGGAAAAACGCAAGGTTTACCGTAACCTGAATGGTATCCGTACCATGAACCGCCTTCCCGAAGCACTGGTGGTTGTCGACCCAACCAAGGAAAAGAATGCCGTTCACGAAGCCCACATCCTGGGAATCAAAGTTGTTGGCCTGATTGACACCGATTCCGATCCGGATGAAGTCGATCTGCCGATTCCAGGTAATGACGACAGCATTCGTTCCATCCGTCTGGTCATGAATCAGCTGGCTGCAGCCGTGGTTTCTGGTAAAGGCAATCTGCCGGATACCGGAAAAAAAGATGAAGATGAAGGCGGCGAAGAAGAACTGAAGCCGGTACCTTCTCTGTAA
- the pyrH gene encoding UMP kinase: MNDSPAPLLKPAYQRVLLKLSGEVFCRDGEGGISMSELESISAQIKRLVDSGVQLAIVCGGGNILRGKQFSSSSGSINPATAHYMGMLATVINGLALQDALEMAGVATRLQTAIRMEGVAEPFIRRRCIRHLEKGRVVILAAGTGSPFVTTDTAAALRSREIDADILLKATKVDGIYSDDPEKNPHAVRFSEISYQDVLHKNLQVMDAQALHHCMEHGIPILVFNFRKTGNIEKAVAGENIGTRVIPNAEASEG, encoded by the coding sequence ATGAACGATTCTCCTGCTCCCCTGTTGAAACCTGCCTACCAGCGTGTTCTGCTTAAATTGAGCGGTGAAGTTTTCTGCCGCGATGGAGAAGGGGGCATCAGCATGTCGGAGCTGGAATCCATTTCCGCTCAGATCAAACGGCTGGTTGACTCTGGAGTGCAGCTGGCGATCGTCTGTGGTGGGGGAAACATTCTGCGGGGTAAGCAGTTCTCCTCTTCCAGCGGTTCGATCAACCCGGCCACTGCTCATTACATGGGGATGCTGGCAACCGTTATCAACGGTCTGGCACTGCAGGATGCTTTGGAGATGGCTGGAGTGGCAACTCGCCTGCAGACCGCCATCCGCATGGAAGGGGTTGCCGAACCGTTCATCCGAAGACGCTGCATCCGTCACCTGGAAAAAGGGCGCGTCGTAATTCTGGCTGCTGGAACAGGAAGTCCCTTTGTGACGACCGACACGGCTGCTGCACTGCGTTCGCGTGAAATTGACGCTGATATCCTGCTCAAAGCCACCAAGGTTGATGGTATCTATTCGGACGATCCTGAAAAGAACCCGCATGCTGTTCGCTTCTCGGAAATCAGTTACCAGGACGTGTTGCACAAAAACCTGCAGGTCATGGATGCCCAGGCTCTGCATCACTGCATGGAACACGGCATTCCAATTCTGGTATTCAACTTCCGTAAGACCGGGAACATCGAGAAGGCTGTCGCGGGTGAGAATATCGGTACCCGCGTCATTCCGAACGCAGAAGCCAGCGAAGGTTAA
- a CDS encoding thioredoxin family protein: MNTLIPATMVLSLSLAPMQAVEVPAIPENVVKLFQVEEDVSNHQILLFTASWCPACVQMKNNEFPALRDKNWEIGEGQSSHIRVIDVDQHPGLTDKYNVQSLPTLILVVDGKEVSRSGSLNAYSIAEMFYNRK; the protein is encoded by the coding sequence ATGAATACGCTTATTCCAGCAACTATGGTGCTGTCGCTTTCTCTGGCACCAATGCAGGCCGTGGAAGTGCCTGCCATTCCTGAAAACGTAGTCAAGTTATTTCAAGTAGAAGAAGATGTTTCCAATCATCAGATTCTTCTGTTTACTGCCAGCTGGTGTCCAGCCTGTGTGCAGATGAAGAATAACGAATTTCCCGCGCTGCGAGACAAGAACTGGGAAATCGGCGAAGGTCAATCCAGCCACATTCGTGTGATTGACGTGGATCAACATCCGGGACTCACAGATAAGTACAATGTGCAGTCCCTGCCCACACTCATTCTGGTTGTCGATGGCAAAGAAGTCAGCCGCTCCGGTTCACTGAATGCCTACAGCATCGCTGAGATGTTCTACAATCGCAAATAA
- a CDS encoding GTPase domain-containing protein, producing the protein MSSTLHTFSTTTQELRDSLRALEQQSAQLELPGLEGREWFEILERKLIPQLSDQIYLVAAVVGGTNIGKSVIFNHLVNQQSSAISPLASQTKHPVCLVPTGFEDRHNLSKVFQGFELIPWSSAEDPLRTDEQHLLFWQECGSLAPNLLVLDTPDIDSDAEVNWERAERIRQSADVLVAVLTQQKYNDAAVKQFFREAAREEKVIITVFNQCQLPEDEEYWPLWLNTFCQETGVNPELVFIAPNDRQAANNLQLPFYRRVFEPTPENSGDSLTAETPDTDSALNLMQVLSELHFDEIKVRTLKGALYYLSNQETGVPAYLREIKTRSQEFLAASQLLSEHELAEIDNWPLVPNTVIVHSIRKWWQEQREGWSAHVHGFYNAIGKGVLWPVRYLHSLTTEEKRPPMELYREQEWSVVLQTVEGIYDRLTLVSELGNELLTSRLKSLLRGTSREELLKILHQEHAAFDFNGQLEELVDREMTFFKDESPQYYTFLKQLDRVAAVGRPALSVGLFFVGFGAVGDVGTQLVTDTMIQSVVNVTGDVAGGAATTTFGETAVSSTAATGMGYLEAKFRRFHAVFAQKRTEWLATAIREHLLKTLPEELKSAVSLPESEAYQAVQKLTAQLETELKQLQASL; encoded by the coding sequence ATGTCATCTACCCTGCATACATTTTCCACCACAACCCAGGAACTCAGGGACTCTTTACGCGCCCTGGAACAGCAGTCCGCTCAACTGGAGCTCCCCGGCCTGGAAGGTCGTGAATGGTTTGAAATCCTGGAGCGGAAACTGATTCCCCAGCTGTCTGACCAGATTTACCTGGTAGCGGCTGTTGTTGGCGGCACCAATATCGGTAAAAGTGTGATCTTCAACCATCTGGTGAACCAGCAGTCCAGTGCCATCAGCCCCCTGGCCTCTCAGACGAAACACCCGGTCTGCCTGGTCCCCACTGGGTTTGAAGACCGGCATAATCTGTCAAAAGTCTTTCAGGGGTTTGAGCTGATCCCATGGTCGTCAGCAGAGGACCCGCTGAGAACTGATGAACAGCACCTTCTATTCTGGCAGGAATGCGGGAGCCTGGCCCCCAATCTGCTGGTGCTGGACACGCCGGACATCGACAGCGACGCCGAAGTCAACTGGGAACGGGCCGAACGGATCCGCCAGTCAGCCGACGTTCTGGTCGCTGTCCTCACGCAACAGAAATACAATGACGCTGCCGTCAAACAGTTCTTCCGCGAAGCCGCGCGGGAAGAGAAAGTCATCATTACGGTATTCAACCAATGCCAGCTACCCGAAGACGAGGAATACTGGCCGCTCTGGTTGAACACCTTCTGCCAGGAAACAGGCGTGAATCCTGAGCTGGTCTTCATCGCCCCCAATGACCGACAGGCTGCCAACAATCTGCAGCTCCCCTTCTATCGCCGCGTGTTCGAGCCGACACCAGAAAACAGCGGCGACTCATTAACAGCGGAAACGCCTGATACCGATTCCGCCCTCAACCTGATGCAGGTCCTCTCAGAACTGCATTTCGATGAAATCAAAGTCCGCACTCTCAAGGGGGCTCTGTATTACCTGAGTAACCAGGAGACCGGCGTGCCTGCATATCTGCGGGAAATCAAAACGCGGAGTCAGGAATTTCTCGCGGCTTCCCAGTTGCTCTCAGAACATGAACTGGCCGAGATAGACAACTGGCCGCTGGTTCCCAACACCGTCATCGTGCATTCCATTCGCAAGTGGTGGCAGGAACAGCGGGAAGGCTGGTCCGCTCATGTGCACGGCTTCTACAACGCGATTGGCAAAGGGGTTCTCTGGCCTGTCCGCTACCTGCATTCGTTGACCACCGAGGAGAAACGTCCTCCCATGGAACTGTACCGCGAGCAGGAGTGGTCGGTGGTCCTGCAGACAGTGGAGGGCATTTACGACCGACTGACCCTGGTCAGTGAGCTGGGAAATGAACTACTCACCAGCCGCCTGAAGTCGCTGCTCCGAGGAACCTCCCGTGAAGAGCTGCTCAAAATTCTACACCAGGAACACGCGGCCTTTGATTTCAATGGTCAGCTCGAGGAACTCGTCGACCGGGAAATGACGTTCTTCAAAGACGAGAGCCCCCAGTACTACACATTCCTCAAGCAACTGGATCGCGTGGCGGCCGTTGGTCGTCCCGCTCTAAGCGTCGGTCTGTTCTTTGTCGGTTTCGGCGCAGTGGGTGATGTGGGCACACAACTTGTGACTGATACCATGATTCAATCCGTGGTCAACGTCACCGGCGATGTTGCCGGCGGTGCAGCAACGACCACGTTCGGAGAGACCGCAGTCAGCAGTACCGCAGCGACAGGCATGGGCTACCTGGAAGCCAAGTTTCGCAGATTCCATGCAGTCTTTGCTCAGAAACGGACGGAATGGCTGGCGACCGCGATTCGCGAACACTTGCTGAAGACATTACCTGAAGAGTTAAAATCGGCTGTCTCGCTGCCTGAGAGTGAAGCTTACCAGGCGGTCCAGAAACTGACAGCCCAACTGGAAACGGAACTGAAACAACTGCAGGCCTCCCTCTGA